In one Trichlorobacter lovleyi SZ genomic region, the following are encoded:
- a CDS encoding flagellar basal body-associated FliL family protein codes for MAKDEQAAAEAPAEGGSKKKLFIIIGAAALVLVIAGVVVFMMMGKGDKKKEGADAQGAPVAEGGHGAAPPAAGGGHGGAAAPGVSTVFSLEPFIVNIYDGQELRYLKVKVELEMVSAAVKPELEGRLAAIRDAILVVLTTKTLQEVQDVQGKNQLREEILTAISKIVAQGKVSKVYFTDFVVQ; via the coding sequence ATGGCAAAAGACGAGCAGGCGGCAGCCGAAGCCCCGGCGGAAGGCGGCAGCAAGAAAAAGTTGTTCATCATTATTGGTGCAGCGGCGCTAGTACTGGTTATCGCCGGTGTTGTCGTATTTATGATGATGGGTAAAGGCGATAAGAAAAAAGAAGGGGCTGATGCACAGGGCGCACCGGTTGCCGAGGGAGGCCATGGTGCAGCTCCACCGGCTGCAGGAGGCGGGCATGGCGGCGCAGCCGCTCCGGGCGTTTCAACGGTCTTTTCTCTGGAACCATTCATTGTGAATATCTATGACGGTCAGGAACTGCGCTACCTTAAGGTGAAAGTTGAGCTTGAAATGGTCAGTGCGGCTGTTAAGCCGGAGTTGGAGGGACGTCTCGCTGCTATCCGGGATGCGATTCTGGTGGTTCTGACGACCAAAACATTGCAGGAGGTCCAGGACGTCCAGGGTAAGAATCAGTTGCGGGAGGAAATCCTGACTGCAATCAGCAAGATCGTTGCCCAGGGCAAGGTCAGCAAGGTCTATTTTACTGATTTTGTTGTCCAGTAA
- a CDS encoding flagellar hook-basal body protein, whose protein sequence is MSITGAMFTGVSGLLANAEGLNVIGNNLSNSNTIGFKGGRMLFSDLLSAPIGNNSQVGRGVQIQKVDNLFSQGSLESTTVVTDLAIQGDKFFSFAVPGTTAAAAIAVTDAYYSRAGALRIDSNNRSLINPDGYVALDENRQPVVFVSTYTDTSGNVLDFQKVAGVDAQGRLQLLYADNNGNSSKVYYAGNGVVPVPTTTGAIGLGTARIPNPPGLEKVGSTLFKSTGNAVGGSGTPIVTRSNGTNEKILSNNLELSNVDMATEMVKMILTQRAYSANSKTITTADEMTQEVLNLKR, encoded by the coding sequence ATGAGTATAACAGGAGCGATGTTTACCGGCGTAAGTGGTTTGCTTGCAAATGCCGAAGGTCTGAACGTGATTGGCAACAATCTGTCCAACTCGAATACCATAGGATTCAAAGGCGGGAGGATGCTGTTTTCTGATCTGCTTTCCGCGCCTATCGGGAATAACTCGCAGGTGGGCCGCGGGGTGCAGATCCAGAAGGTTGACAACCTGTTCTCCCAGGGCTCGCTTGAAAGTACAACGGTTGTTACCGACCTTGCGATTCAGGGGGATAAATTTTTCTCCTTTGCGGTGCCTGGAACAACTGCTGCTGCTGCAATCGCCGTGACCGATGCCTACTACAGTCGTGCAGGTGCCTTGCGGATCGACAGCAACAACCGGTCGCTGATCAACCCGGACGGCTATGTCGCCTTGGATGAAAACAGGCAGCCAGTGGTTTTCGTGTCAACCTATACCGACACATCAGGCAACGTATTGGATTTTCAAAAAGTAGCAGGAGTTGATGCTCAAGGCCGCCTGCAGCTGCTGTATGCTGACAATAACGGCAACAGCTCAAAGGTGTATTATGCCGGCAATGGTGTTGTGCCGGTTCCAACGACAACCGGGGCGATTGGACTTGGTACGGCCAGGATACCAAACCCGCCGGGGCTTGAAAAAGTAGGTTCAACGCTGTTTAAATCAACCGGCAACGCTGTTGGTGGATCAGGTACCCCTATTGTAACGAGATCAAACGGTACGAACGAAAAAATCCTTTCAAACAATCTCGAGTTAAGCAATGTTGATATGGCAACTGAAATGGTCAAGATGATTCTGACCCAAAGGGCCTATTCTGCAAACTCAAAGACGATTACCACTGCTGATGAAATGACTCAGGAGGTACTTAACCTCAAGCGTTAA
- a CDS encoding TIGR02530 family flagellar biosynthesis protein, giving the protein MSTIDQIYFPRPAQPVGKPAQPAKPQAAQTVGETPFSKVLDQTQGVRFSQHAQDRLKARNISFSADQLQQLEGAVNSVAQKGGKDSLVMVGEAALVVSVKNRTVVTAMDRNQMKGNVFTNIDSAVIL; this is encoded by the coding sequence ATGAGCACGATTGATCAGATCTATTTTCCAAGACCGGCACAGCCGGTTGGCAAGCCGGCTCAACCAGCCAAGCCGCAAGCAGCACAAACAGTTGGCGAGACCCCGTTTTCAAAGGTCCTGGATCAGACCCAGGGGGTCAGGTTCTCCCAGCATGCTCAGGATCGTCTTAAGGCCCGTAATATCAGCTTCAGTGCTGATCAACTCCAACAGTTGGAAGGGGCGGTAAACAGTGTGGCCCAGAAAGGCGGCAAGGACTCACTGGTTATGGTGGGGGAGGCAGCGCTGGTGGTAAGTGTAAAAAATCGAACTGTGGTGACAGCCATGGATCGCAATCAGATGAAAGGTAATGTTTTTACCAATATTGATTCAGCAGTTATTCTATAA
- a CDS encoding flagellar hook assembly protein FlgD: protein MSTTVSGVTSASTATAASDAMKQTFGMDTDAFLKLFIAQIQYQDPLAPQDTNDMLSQISQLTQVEQSYNTATALNNLLTAQSNSLALSSVGLIGKDIVALGDSLNFDGTNPVTLSYQKTSATTGTTLTIKNESGQVVRTIDLGAQEVGDATYQWDGKDAQGNVLAAGAYSFSISGTDALGETQQAITYTTGRADGVTFDNGVAYITIGAVLVPFADVMRVQSA from the coding sequence ATGTCAACAACGGTTAGTGGAGTAACGTCAGCTTCAACAGCAACAGCAGCTTCTGATGCTATGAAGCAGACGTTTGGAATGGATACGGATGCTTTTCTGAAGCTGTTCATCGCGCAGATTCAATATCAGGATCCGCTCGCACCGCAAGATACGAACGATATGTTGTCTCAAATTTCCCAGCTCACCCAGGTTGAGCAGTCATACAATACGGCAACGGCATTAAATAATCTGTTGACCGCTCAAAGCAACAGTTTGGCCCTTAGTTCCGTGGGGCTGATTGGTAAGGATATTGTTGCGCTGGGAGATAGTTTGAACTTTGATGGTACCAACCCGGTAACGCTGAGTTATCAAAAAACATCAGCTACCACAGGTACCACGCTTACCATTAAAAATGAGTCAGGTCAGGTTGTACGCACGATTGATCTGGGGGCCCAGGAGGTTGGTGATGCAACCTATCAGTGGGATGGCAAGGATGCCCAGGGAAATGTGCTGGCTGCAGGAGCGTATAGCTTTTCGATCAGCGGTACCGACGCGTTAGGCGAGACACAGCAGGCCATTACCTACACAACAGGCCGGGCCGACGGTGTCACGTTTGATAATGGTGTGGCATATATCACCATCGGTGCTGTTTTGGTGCCGTTTGCAGATGTTATGAGAGTTCAATCCGCATGA
- a CDS encoding flagellar hook-length control protein FliK, producing MTNQTTAGQQALQVSGETRETGSTPAILMSRTTESDVVIPGLAVSSLDETGMQHGQSEPGTAHQFGATVQPNLMAVQGYAGETPAVDSEKAAVSDQVARQVVTHLKPSGREQGGDQSVTFRLSPEHLGDIQLSMHMDAKQGVKIEIVAENRGVRETLLQQADDLRETLARQNIKMDSFDVSTGLGGGASQQTRDWRQQVALQQQSQRVTGVERNLFRETAEIPIRYIEAQYQSTLDVRF from the coding sequence ATGACAAATCAAACCACTGCCGGACAACAGGCGCTACAGGTGTCAGGAGAAACCAGAGAAACTGGTAGTACGCCTGCGATCTTGATGTCCCGGACCACCGAGAGTGACGTTGTTATACCAGGCCTGGCAGTAAGCAGTCTGGATGAAACCGGTATGCAGCATGGGCAGTCAGAGCCGGGAACCGCACATCAGTTTGGAGCGACAGTGCAGCCAAATCTCATGGCTGTTCAGGGGTATGCAGGTGAAACACCGGCAGTTGACAGCGAAAAAGCAGCTGTTAGTGATCAGGTTGCTCGACAAGTGGTGACCCATCTGAAACCATCTGGGCGTGAGCAGGGCGGAGACCAGAGTGTCACATTCAGGCTGTCTCCGGAACATTTGGGAGATATTCAGTTGAGTATGCATATGGATGCCAAACAGGGCGTCAAAATTGAAATCGTTGCTGAGAATCGCGGGGTGCGCGAGACGCTTCTTCAGCAGGCTGATGATCTCAGAGAGACCCTGGCCCGGCAAAATATCAAGATGGATTCGTTTGATGTGTCAACCGGTTTGGGAGGCGGTGCGTCACAACAGACTCGTGACTGGCGTCAGCAGGTGGCGCTTCAGCAGCAATCTCAGCGAGTTACAGGCGTTGAAAGAAACCTGTTTAGAGAGACGGCCGAGATTCCGATACGGTATATTGAGGCGCAGTATCAATCTACACTTGATGTGCGATTCTAA
- the fliJ gene encoding flagellar export protein FliJ: MAAKKQFELQQVLNYRAELEKLRKQEFALAKQDLDAAADKLEQEKAEAAQLAEEFSQRQQEINSIYEMQLYADFFARKREEMKEQQRRIETLDRVLEDRREDLVQATKEKKVMERLKEKRKEEFRKEQAYKEGLLLDEIATQKKGQE; this comes from the coding sequence ATGGCGGCAAAAAAGCAGTTTGAGCTACAACAGGTTCTCAACTACAGAGCTGAGCTGGAGAAATTGCGCAAGCAGGAGTTCGCCCTGGCCAAGCAGGATCTGGATGCTGCCGCAGATAAGCTGGAACAGGAAAAAGCGGAGGCTGCCCAGCTGGCGGAAGAGTTCAGTCAACGTCAGCAGGAGATCAATTCAATCTATGAAATGCAGCTTTATGCTGATTTTTTCGCGCGTAAACGGGAGGAAATGAAAGAACAGCAACGGCGGATTGAGACTCTTGACCGGGTGCTTGAGGACCGCCGTGAGGATCTGGTGCAGGCTACCAAAGAAAAAAAAGTAATGGAGCGCCTGAAAGAAAAACGGAAAGAAGAGTTTCGTAAGGAGCAGGCCTACAAAGAAGGCCTGTTGCTGGATGAAATTGCCACGCAGAAGAAAGGGCAGGAGTAG
- a CDS encoding FliI/YscN family ATPase, which produces MGRYLRAVESVNPIRLHGKVTQVVGLVIEGYCPDTSVGAICEIRPKDGVPIPAEVVGFRDNKTLLMPLGDLRGVGLDSLIAVRRDKATLRVGPGLLGRVIDGLGNPIDDKGPLHLDEEYPIYAAPVNPMKRPPIRRPLDLGIRSINGLLTCGQGQRVGIMAGSGVGKSTLLGMIARYTEADVNVIALIGERGRELREFVEKDLQEQGLHKSVVVVATSDQPPLVRMRGAYLATTIAEYFKDQGKKVLMMMDSATRFAMAMREVGLAIGEPPTTKGYTPSVFAALPKLLERTGNFPEGSITGLYTVLVEGDDFNEPISDAMRSILDGHIVLSRDLAARNIYPPIDIMASASRVMADVADERHRKLAGQFKETLATYRQSEDLINIGAYKAGSNPGIDQAIRKIDAMTAYQKQAVADPATLADSVDGLQRIFES; this is translated from the coding sequence ATGGGCAGGTACCTGCGGGCAGTGGAATCGGTTAACCCGATCCGCTTGCATGGCAAGGTAACCCAGGTTGTCGGGTTGGTGATTGAGGGCTACTGTCCGGATACCTCGGTTGGAGCGATATGTGAAATTCGTCCCAAGGATGGAGTTCCGATTCCCGCCGAGGTGGTGGGTTTTCGCGACAACAAGACCCTTTTAATGCCGTTGGGGGACCTGCGAGGGGTGGGGCTGGACAGCCTGATCGCGGTGCGCCGTGACAAGGCAACCCTCAGGGTGGGGCCTGGGTTGCTGGGACGGGTCATCGACGGACTGGGGAATCCGATAGACGACAAAGGGCCGCTGCATCTGGATGAGGAATATCCGATTTATGCGGCACCGGTTAATCCCATGAAGCGTCCACCGATCAGGCGTCCCCTGGATCTGGGCATCCGTTCAATCAATGGCCTTTTAACGTGTGGCCAGGGACAGCGGGTTGGCATCATGGCCGGTTCCGGCGTCGGGAAATCAACCCTCCTGGGTATGATTGCGCGCTACACTGAGGCCGATGTCAATGTGATCGCCCTGATTGGCGAACGAGGGCGGGAACTGCGGGAGTTCGTAGAAAAAGATCTGCAGGAACAGGGCTTGCACAAGTCGGTAGTGGTCGTAGCGACCTCTGACCAACCGCCGCTGGTCAGGATGCGCGGGGCCTATCTGGCCACCACCATTGCGGAATACTTCAAAGATCAAGGCAAAAAAGTATTGATGATGATGGACTCTGCCACCCGCTTTGCAATGGCGATGCGTGAGGTGGGTCTTGCAATTGGAGAACCTCCCACCACCAAAGGATACACCCCCTCCGTCTTTGCTGCCCTGCCGAAATTGCTTGAGAGAACCGGCAACTTTCCCGAAGGAAGTATTACCGGACTCTATACTGTGCTGGTTGAAGGGGACGACTTTAATGAGCCGATCTCGGATGCCATGCGTAGTATTCTTGACGGTCATATTGTCCTTTCAAGGGATCTGGCGGCCCGTAACATCTATCCGCCGATTGACATCATGGCCAGTGCGAGCAGGGTCATGGCAGATGTCGCTGATGAACGGCACCGGAAGCTGGCTGGGCAGTTTAAAGAGACTCTGGCAACCTACCGCCAGTCTGAAGACCTTATCAATATTGGAGCCTATAAAGCAGGCAGCAACCCCGGGATTGACCAGGCTATCCGTAAGATCGATGCCATGACTGCCTATCAGAAGCAGGCGGTTGCCGATCCGGCAACCCTGGCTGACTCCGTTGATGGACTTCAACGGATTTTTGAGAGTTAG
- a CDS encoding FliH/SctL family protein — translation MSSSKVIKAGDEELQIGGFSFQNILKGGVPATTRVTTKSEDFTPLALFDPSELGEKSSLIPKPQPEEPILEPPPPPGSYITDDDLQRYQEESYQRGLQDGKNLAERGLLNVFKGLRTAAEDLQLLREKVLRDSEDDLLALTLAVARKVIAREVAQDRQTVLRLIRSALMDLNEQDELVIRVHPDDHALLSSSKSDALKNELSTIRFVLKPDPTVEIGCCLVETGRGTVDASFEAQLEEVYRRLLEERTAGEAAQGAE, via the coding sequence ATGTCCTCGTCTAAGGTTATCAAGGCCGGAGATGAAGAACTGCAGATCGGCGGTTTCAGCTTTCAGAACATACTGAAAGGCGGAGTGCCGGCTACAACGCGCGTTACAACAAAATCTGAAGATTTTACCCCCTTGGCCCTTTTCGATCCGTCAGAACTGGGTGAAAAAAGCAGTCTGATACCAAAGCCTCAGCCGGAAGAACCGATTCTGGAACCACCCCCGCCGCCCGGTAGCTACATTACCGATGATGATCTGCAACGCTATCAGGAAGAGAGTTACCAACGTGGACTGCAGGATGGTAAAAATCTAGCGGAACGCGGGCTGTTGAATGTGTTCAAGGGACTGCGCACCGCAGCTGAAGACCTGCAACTATTGCGTGAAAAAGTGTTGCGTGATTCAGAAGATGATTTACTGGCGCTGACACTTGCTGTTGCCCGTAAAGTGATTGCACGGGAAGTTGCCCAGGATCGTCAGACCGTGCTGCGTCTGATCAGATCCGCTCTGATGGACCTTAATGAACAGGATGAGCTGGTTATCCGTGTGCATCCGGATGACCACGCCCTTCTGAGCAGCAGTAAAAGTGACGCTCTGAAAAATGAGCTGTCAACGATCCGTTTTGTACTGAAACCTGATCCAACGGTGGAGATCGGCTGTTGCCTGGTTGAAACAGGACGAGGGACGGTGGACGCAAGTTTTGAGGCACAGCTGGAAGAAGTCTACCGGCGCCTGCTGGAAGAACGTACAGCGGGTGAAGCAGCGCAAGGCGCGGAGTAA
- the fliG gene encoding flagellar motor switch protein FliG, which yields MTGADKAAILLLYLGADVTAKVYEHMEDEEIKRISKSMAGLGHVNRQTIGEVVEEFNEVISPESGIFAQGDEFVRKVLEKALGPAKAQMLMEELQASSYGDLVDILSAMDPKSISNFLSQEHPQAIAVILAKLKSKQTSEIIAALPQELQAEVVLRIADVEQVSPEILQEIDEVMKREIKSMGGVQRYKVGGVEKVVDMFNHFDRSKEKQILEKLDVLSPPLAEVIRKHLFTFEDVFAMDDRSIQAIMREVSNDTLTLAMKTSTDDVKNKIFKNISSRAAEMIKEDLEVMGPVRLSDVEKAQSEIIKIVRKMEEEGKIVLGGRGSEDVLV from the coding sequence ATGACTGGTGCTGATAAAGCTGCAATTCTACTGCTCTATCTTGGGGCAGATGTCACCGCCAAGGTGTATGAGCATATGGAGGATGAAGAGATCAAGCGGATCTCGAAGAGTATGGCCGGCCTTGGCCACGTGAACCGTCAGACCATTGGTGAGGTTGTCGAAGAGTTCAATGAGGTTATCTCACCAGAGTCCGGTATCTTTGCCCAGGGTGACGAGTTTGTCCGTAAGGTTCTGGAAAAGGCGCTGGGACCGGCCAAGGCCCAGATGCTGATGGAAGAGCTCCAGGCCTCCAGCTATGGCGATCTGGTGGATATTCTTTCTGCCATGGATCCCAAAAGCATTTCAAACTTTCTCTCGCAGGAACACCCCCAGGCAATTGCCGTGATCCTGGCTAAGCTGAAATCAAAACAAACCAGTGAGATTATCGCTGCCCTGCCACAGGAACTACAGGCTGAGGTTGTGCTGCGGATTGCCGATGTTGAGCAGGTGTCGCCGGAGATTCTGCAGGAAATCGATGAGGTTATGAAGCGTGAGATCAAATCGATGGGTGGAGTTCAGCGCTACAAGGTGGGTGGTGTTGAGAAAGTTGTTGATATGTTCAACCACTTTGATCGTAGCAAGGAAAAGCAGATTCTTGAAAAACTGGACGTGCTCAGTCCGCCTCTGGCTGAAGTTATTCGCAAGCATCTGTTTACCTTTGAAGACGTCTTTGCCATGGACGACCGTTCAATTCAGGCCATTATGCGTGAGGTCTCCAATGATACGTTGACGCTTGCAATGAAAACCTCAACAGATGATGTCAAAAACAAGATATTCAAAAACATCTCCAGCCGTGCGGCAGAAATGATCAAGGAAGACCTCGAGGTTATGGGACCGGTACGGCTTTCTGACGTTGAGAAGGCCCAGTCAGAGATCATCAAAATTGTACGCAAGATGGAGGAAGAAGGCAAAATCGTGCTTGGTGGACGGGGCAGCGAAGATGTCCTCGTCTAA
- the fliF gene encoding flagellar basal-body MS-ring/collar protein FliF, with protein sequence MPEGLKRIVEPFMALAPGKRLLVGGVVLACLLSFALLIMLANRTDYRPLFTNLASEDAGEIVKKLKEAKTPYQITPDGKGIMVPADKVYELRLSLASEGLPQGGGVGFEIFDRKNFGMTEFVQKLNYQRALQGELARTITQISGVEQARVHLVIPEKTLFKEAEKPPTASVVLKMKGNKNLRDNEVQGVVHLVSSSIEGMNADNVTVLDSRGKILSKGGNGMADASAKATSAMQETQRGYERNVEERLQTLLDRVVGGGKSVARVSATFDFKQVERVEEKFDPETIAVRSEQRSEEKAGGSAVSTGVPGVQTNLGRTAPGAGGAAGGGSKNDETLNYEVSRSTSRTVEPVGTLSKVSVAILVDGKYETGAPGKDGAAGKAKYVPRSPDELQKIEALVKGAVGFNQERGDQISIQNIAFQDAGEAAGSTESAKWWMNPFFLTLFKNLMIALGFLALMLFVVKPMLNTLRAARPARPDILEAIVPDAQEKMSASERAQLAMHMAEQQELMEKAKTNPYQVAQILQNWLGESS encoded by the coding sequence ATGCCTGAAGGATTAAAGCGAATTGTTGAGCCGTTTATGGCGCTGGCCCCCGGTAAGCGTTTGCTGGTAGGCGGCGTGGTGTTGGCTTGCCTCCTTTCGTTTGCGCTACTGATTATGCTTGCCAACCGGACGGATTATCGCCCGTTGTTTACCAATCTGGCCAGTGAGGATGCTGGAGAAATTGTCAAAAAGTTGAAAGAAGCCAAGACGCCGTACCAGATTACCCCTGACGGTAAGGGGATCATGGTGCCGGCAGACAAGGTGTACGAACTTCGGCTTTCACTCGCGTCGGAAGGACTGCCTCAGGGTGGCGGAGTCGGGTTTGAAATCTTTGACCGTAAAAATTTTGGTATGACCGAGTTTGTGCAAAAGCTGAACTATCAGCGGGCGCTGCAGGGTGAGCTGGCTCGTACCATTACGCAGATCAGCGGGGTTGAGCAGGCCCGTGTCCATCTGGTTATTCCGGAAAAGACCCTGTTCAAGGAGGCTGAAAAGCCGCCAACCGCATCGGTTGTGTTGAAGATGAAAGGGAACAAGAACCTTCGGGATAATGAGGTGCAGGGGGTCGTGCATCTCGTTTCGTCTTCGATCGAAGGGATGAATGCGGATAACGTGACCGTGCTTGACAGCCGTGGTAAAATTCTGAGCAAAGGTGGCAACGGCATGGCGGATGCCAGCGCCAAGGCCACCAGTGCAATGCAGGAAACCCAGCGTGGTTATGAGCGCAACGTGGAGGAACGCCTTCAGACCCTGCTGGACCGCGTGGTCGGCGGTGGCAAATCGGTTGCACGGGTATCGGCGACGTTTGATTTCAAGCAGGTGGAGCGGGTTGAAGAAAAATTTGATCCGGAGACCATTGCTGTACGCAGCGAGCAGCGCAGTGAAGAAAAGGCAGGAGGCTCAGCTGTCTCAACCGGTGTGCCGGGAGTTCAGACCAACCTGGGGAGGACTGCTCCGGGTGCGGGTGGTGCAGCTGGCGGCGGCAGCAAGAATGATGAAACCCTTAACTATGAGGTAAGCCGTTCGACCTCGCGTACAGTAGAACCGGTAGGCACGCTCAGCAAGGTCTCAGTGGCCATTCTTGTGGACGGCAAGTATGAAACCGGAGCTCCCGGTAAGGATGGTGCAGCCGGTAAGGCTAAATATGTCCCCCGCTCGCCGGATGAACTTCAGAAAATTGAGGCGCTGGTTAAGGGGGCCGTAGGGTTCAACCAGGAACGGGGCGATCAAATCAGTATCCAGAATATTGCGTTTCAGGATGCAGGGGAGGCAGCAGGCTCAACGGAAAGTGCCAAGTGGTGGATGAACCCGTTCTTCCTGACGCTTTTCAAAAACCTGATGATTGCCTTGGGCTTCCTTGCACTGATGCTGTTCGTGGTCAAGCCGATGCTGAACACGCTGCGTGCCGCCCGTCCGGCCCGTCCTGACATTCTTGAGGCGATTGTGCCGGATGCCCAGGAGAAGATGTCAGCCAGTGAGCGCGCACAGCTGGCCATGCATATGGCAGAACAGCAGGAGCTGATGGAAAAAGCCAAGACGAATCCGTATCAGGTCGCGCAAATTCTACAAAACTGGTTGGGTGAAAGCTCATGA
- the fliE gene encoding flagellar hook-basal body complex protein FliE — MEINGISGVGMSTAFPLEKNTSSTSVADGAGKFFKELVGKVNDLSQQSDQAIQKLATGENRNLHETMIAVEKASVSFLFMSQVRNKALEAYQEVMRMPV, encoded by the coding sequence ATGGAAATTAACGGTATCAGTGGTGTCGGCATGTCTACAGCCTTTCCGCTTGAAAAAAATACATCCTCCACGTCGGTGGCAGATGGGGCTGGTAAATTCTTCAAAGAGCTGGTGGGCAAGGTAAACGATTTGTCACAACAGTCTGACCAGGCAATTCAGAAACTTGCAACCGGAGAAAATCGTAACCTGCACGAAACCATGATTGCAGTAGAGAAGGCCAGCGTGTCGTTTCTGTTTATGTCGCAGGTGCGCAACAAGGCGCTGGAGGCGTATCAGGAAGTGATGAGGATGCCGGTCTAG
- the flgC gene encoding flagellar basal body rod protein FlgC: MDLFTAMNTSSSALTAERTRMNLISSNLANVNTTRTPEGGPYKRKDAVFAATAPVDAFGKALGGAADRHVREVNVVEIVEDKSAPRMQYDPAHPDANPQGYVALPNVNVVEEMADMITATRVYEANVMSAQAAKNMALKTLEISK; this comes from the coding sequence ATGGATCTTTTTACCGCGATGAATACCAGCTCATCGGCACTTACCGCTGAACGAACCAGAATGAACCTTATATCCAGTAACCTGGCTAACGTTAATACGACCCGCACGCCTGAAGGAGGGCCGTATAAGCGTAAGGATGCGGTTTTTGCCGCAACCGCTCCGGTTGATGCTTTTGGAAAGGCGCTTGGCGGTGCAGCGGACCGGCATGTCCGTGAGGTTAATGTGGTTGAGATTGTTGAGGACAAGAGTGCGCCCCGTATGCAGTATGACCCCGCGCATCCTGATGCTAATCCCCAGGGGTATGTAGCGCTTCCTAACGTAAATGTGGTGGAGGAGATGGCCGATATGATTACGGCGACCCGGGTCTACGAGGCAAATGTCATGTCGGCCCAGGCAGCCAAAAATATGGCGCTTAAGACACTTGAAATCAGTAAATAG
- the flgB gene encoding flagellar basal body rod protein FlgB has product MPVEGLFNTTIDVLGKSIDLRTRNQNLISSNIANAETPGYTPKSLEFEQQLQSAVKKSTTRRGDSQFSGATTHPAHIPLRGGGERISQVRGTVVETPAKTPGRDGNSVEMENEMSRMMQNQVLFNASVQLLSKKFEGLRTALREGK; this is encoded by the coding sequence GTGCCTGTCGAAGGACTGTTTAATACTACCATTGATGTGTTGGGTAAGAGCATTGATCTGCGTACGCGCAATCAAAATCTGATTTCGTCCAATATTGCCAATGCTGAGACTCCTGGATATACCCCTAAAAGTCTGGAGTTTGAACAGCAGCTGCAATCTGCCGTCAAGAAGTCGACGACTCGCAGAGGAGATTCACAGTTCTCCGGAGCAACTACCCATCCTGCACATATCCCCTTGCGTGGCGGCGGTGAACGGATCAGCCAGGTTCGTGGAACTGTTGTTGAAACGCCGGCCAAGACGCCGGGCCGCGACGGCAATTCGGTCGAGATGGAAAATGAGATGAGCCGGATGATGCAGAATCAGGTGTTGTTTAATGCGTCGGTCCAGTTGCTGTCAAAAAAGTTTGAAGGGCTGCGTACCGCTTTGAGGGAGGGTAAATAA